A single region of the Acidobacteriota bacterium genome encodes:
- a CDS encoding sodium:solute symporter family protein, protein METWVVATSLISVYLLITLGVAVVANRHMTVDMEDFLLCGRRTGFIVLYLTVVATYHSAFAFLGSGGFFFTHGIGFWSAGAWTLLVGAATYVIGTRIWALGKAFGYITPADLLADFYESEAVRVAVAVVSVLFTILYIQVQALALGYIMDVATDGRVPFELGVLIMLTVAVVHLMVGGLRAVYWTDVFQGAWMYVAIWAGALVLSFELFGGPVELWQRVTSERPDMLTLPGPEGFFTPGMWVGMVLTLSFGIIFQPHMMIRYYTAVDGKTLKLLGATTPIYLMTLYIPAALVGLGGALVMPELEQADRVFPELLFQHAPAWLTGIILAGAAAAAMSTLDSILHANMTVLTRDVYQRYIARGRSQAHYVFVGRAIVFALLAVAFALSITESDLLVAIVTLSGAGALQLMPAIVGVCFPGRRSLSRAGVLAGLGAGLLTLALTLPLNLGFALPWGAHPLGMHGGLWGLLANTLLAVGVSAITPGPSRETVARVHGEVERFVYGEG, encoded by the coding sequence ATGGAGACCTGGGTCGTCGCGACGAGCCTGATCAGCGTCTACCTGCTGATCACCCTGGGCGTCGCCGTCGTCGCCAACCGTCACATGACGGTCGACATGGAGGACTTCCTCCTGTGCGGACGGCGCACCGGCTTCATCGTCCTCTACCTGACCGTCGTCGCCACCTATCACTCGGCGTTCGCCTTTCTCGGCTCCGGCGGCTTCTTCTTCACCCACGGCATCGGATTCTGGTCCGCCGGCGCGTGGACCCTGCTGGTCGGGGCCGCCACCTACGTCATCGGGACGCGCATCTGGGCGCTGGGCAAGGCGTTCGGCTACATCACGCCCGCCGATCTGCTGGCCGACTTCTACGAGTCGGAGGCGGTGCGCGTGGCGGTCGCCGTCGTGTCCGTCCTGTTCACGATCCTCTACATCCAGGTCCAGGCGCTCGCCCTCGGCTACATCATGGACGTGGCGACCGACGGCCGCGTGCCGTTCGAGTTGGGCGTGCTCATCATGCTGACGGTCGCCGTCGTCCACCTGATGGTCGGCGGCCTGCGCGCGGTCTACTGGACCGACGTGTTCCAGGGCGCGTGGATGTACGTGGCGATCTGGGCCGGGGCGCTCGTGCTCTCCTTCGAGCTCTTCGGCGGCCCGGTCGAGCTCTGGCAGCGGGTGACGAGCGAGCGGCCGGACATGCTGACCCTGCCCGGTCCCGAGGGTTTCTTCACGCCCGGCATGTGGGTCGGGATGGTCCTCACACTGTCGTTCGGGATCATCTTCCAGCCCCACATGATGATCCGCTACTACACGGCGGTGGACGGCAAGACCCTCAAGCTGCTCGGTGCCACGACGCCGATCTACCTGATGACGCTGTACATCCCGGCCGCGCTGGTCGGCCTCGGCGGGGCGCTCGTCATGCCGGAACTCGAGCAGGCGGACCGGGTCTTCCCGGAGCTTCTCTTCCAGCACGCGCCGGCGTGGCTCACCGGGATCATCCTCGCCGGCGCGGCGGCTGCCGCGATGTCCACTCTGGACTCCATTCTGCACGCGAACATGACCGTCCTGACCCGCGACGTCTACCAGCGCTACATCGCGCGCGGGCGGAGTCAGGCCCACTACGTCTTCGTCGGGCGCGCGATCGTCTTCGCACTCCTCGCCGTGGCCTTCGCGCTCTCGATCACGGAGAGTGACCTGCTGGTGGCGATCGTCACGCTGTCCGGGGCCGGAGCCCTGCAGCTCATGCCGGCGATCGTCGGCGTCTGCTTTCCCGGCCGGCGCTCGCTGAGCCGGGCCGGAGTCCTCGCCGGCCTCGGCGCCGGACTTCTGACCCTGGCCCTGACGCTGCCGCTGAACCTGGGGTTCGCGCTGCCCTGGGGCGCCCATCCGCTGGGCATGCACGGCGGGCTCTGGGGACTGCTCGCGAACACTCTCCTTGCCGTAGGCGTTTCCGCCATCACTCCCGGCCCCTCCCGCGAAACGGTGGCCCGGGTTCACGGTGAGGTCGAGCGCTTCGTCTACGGCGAGGGATAG
- a CDS encoding MBL fold metallo-hydrolase, with the protein MRHALRLTIRAALAVVTLSAAGSLWAQDWTATTDTHRFMEVRNGIWLTQTTARVFNSNALVVVNDEDVVVVDSHVTPAKARDLIASIPAITDKPVTAVINSHFHWDHAHGNQEFADVPIIGHEYTRMKMATAPLEEPTYVQGITGNDGRLAQLAEQIEAAEDEEERAGLEAYRSMFAAHAADFDEIDPLPPDVTMNEKMTLFRGDREIQIVFVGRAHTGGDVVVYFPQDKLVFTGDILFGGPSFMGDGYVDEWAETLENLKALDFDLVVPGHGLPLDDLSAIDKSQEYYRVLWERTAEKHAAGVPAEEVSGTLDLSATAFPQRQPSEVEVRRMYHRMENPD; encoded by the coding sequence ATGAGACACGCTCTTCGACTGACGATTCGTGCCGCGCTGGCCGTGGTCACGCTGTCCGCGGCGGGTTCGCTGTGGGCCCAGGACTGGACCGCGACGACCGACACCCACCGGTTCATGGAGGTTCGGAACGGTATCTGGCTGACGCAGACGACGGCGCGGGTGTTCAACAGCAACGCGCTCGTGGTCGTCAACGACGAGGACGTCGTCGTCGTGGATTCCCACGTGACGCCGGCCAAGGCGCGGGACCTGATCGCCTCGATTCCGGCGATCACCGACAAGCCGGTGACCGCCGTCATCAACTCCCACTTCCACTGGGACCACGCCCACGGCAACCAGGAGTTCGCTGACGTGCCGATCATCGGCCACGAGTACACGCGGATGAAGATGGCGACCGCGCCGCTGGAGGAGCCGACCTACGTCCAGGGCATCACGGGCAATGACGGGAGGCTGGCGCAACTCGCGGAGCAGATCGAGGCGGCCGAGGACGAGGAAGAGCGCGCGGGACTCGAGGCCTATCGCTCGATGTTCGCCGCCCATGCCGCGGACTTCGACGAGATCGATCCGCTGCCGCCCGATGTGACGATGAACGAGAAGATGACCCTGTTCCGGGGCGACCGGGAGATCCAGATCGTCTTCGTGGGCCGTGCCCACACCGGCGGCGATGTCGTCGTCTACTTCCCGCAGGACAAACTCGTCTTCACCGGCGACATCCTGTTCGGCGGCCCGTCCTTCATGGGCGACGGCTACGTCGACGAGTGGGCCGAGACGTTGGAGAACCTGAAGGCGCTGGACTTCGACCTCGTCGTTCCGGGGCACGGCCTGCCGCTCGACGACCTGAGCGCGATCGACAAGTCGCAGGAGTACTACCGCGTCCTTTGGGAGCGGACGGCCGAGAAGCACGCGGCCGGCGTGCCGGCCGAGGAGGTATCCGGAACGCTGGACCTTTCCGCCACGGCGTTTCCGCAGCGGCAGCCCTCCGAGGTGGAGGTGCGGCGGATGTATCACCGCATGGAGAACCCGGACTAG
- a CDS encoding DUF1592 domain-containing protein, whose amino-acid sequence MKPDLRVVLALLSAAALALPVAGVSEESGETSEAAPLALTPSEYNNTVADLLGFPRDGEQWPRRPAVADRISPRRTASKGVFSPPPPPDPWPWPFPAEPGADGFEGIAQGQSPSSYQVEELHLAGMHFGAFALLSPTFFNCSGWSDLPAAEREACAARSILRFAERAYRRPLRDGERGRIEAFWQAQIATQPINEAVALTVAGILQAPAFHFKLAPGATDATQLDRWQLAARLSYFLWDSIPDEELFRAAAAGELETAEGVERQARRLLDDPKARPAVVHFHHQWLGTEQVLLIAPARRAFGPRFGISRTLKNARDDDTKWPAIMGPIRHSMKLETELFVEEAIFDRAGTFTELMTGNHGYMSRGTAPIYGATTTADEGRAAVTRQIEYVSVSIGRKKPLTLDPVVLDPSQRAGVLTLPSVLAIGAYAVQPGPIPRGVRILERVACMEMGDPIEGVESALPPDALGVESTNRERTAAATKPSECNSCHRRINPAGFAFEHYDAMGAWRAEDNGQPVDASGSLRLPGAEELTFADGVEFAHELAASRRVRDCYALHWTRYALGSHLARNAPGLEPIQERFRENDSVKELLVSIATSDLFRARSAGVGFESGP is encoded by the coding sequence ATGAAGCCCGATCTCAGAGTGGTGCTGGCGCTCCTTAGCGCCGCCGCGCTAGCGCTGCCTGTGGCGGGCGTCTCTGAAGAGTCGGGCGAGACAAGCGAGGCGGCGCCCCTGGCGCTCACGCCGTCCGAGTACAACAACACGGTCGCCGACCTGCTCGGTTTCCCCAGAGACGGAGAACAGTGGCCAAGGCGACCGGCCGTCGCGGACCGGATCAGCCCGCGGCGCACCGCCAGCAAGGGCGTGTTCTCGCCTCCCCCGCCGCCCGATCCCTGGCCATGGCCGTTCCCGGCCGAGCCCGGCGCCGACGGCTTCGAGGGCATTGCACAGGGCCAGAGTCCATCTTCCTACCAGGTGGAAGAACTCCACCTCGCCGGGATGCACTTCGGGGCCTTCGCCCTGCTCTCGCCGACCTTCTTCAACTGCTCAGGGTGGTCCGACCTGCCGGCCGCGGAGCGCGAGGCCTGCGCCGCCAGGAGCATTCTCCGCTTCGCCGAGCGGGCGTATCGCCGGCCGCTGCGCGACGGAGAACGCGGTCGGATCGAGGCGTTCTGGCAGGCGCAGATCGCCACTCAACCGATCAACGAGGCGGTGGCGCTCACCGTCGCCGGCATCCTTCAGGCCCCGGCATTCCACTTCAAGCTCGCGCCAGGCGCGACCGACGCGACGCAGCTCGATCGATGGCAGTTGGCCGCGCGGCTCTCCTACTTCCTCTGGGACTCGATACCGGACGAGGAGCTGTTCCGTGCCGCAGCCGCAGGTGAACTCGAGACGGCGGAGGGCGTCGAACGGCAGGCACGGCGCCTGCTCGACGATCCGAAGGCCCGGCCGGCCGTCGTCCACTTCCACCACCAGTGGCTCGGCACTGAGCAGGTCCTCCTGATCGCGCCCGCGCGTCGCGCCTTCGGACCGCGGTTCGGCATTTCCCGAACACTCAAGAACGCGCGCGACGACGACACGAAGTGGCCGGCGATCATGGGACCGATCCGGCACTCCATGAAGCTCGAAACCGAGCTGTTCGTCGAGGAGGCGATCTTCGACCGCGCGGGCACTTTCACGGAACTCATGACCGGCAACCACGGCTACATGTCGCGCGGCACCGCGCCGATCTACGGCGCAACGACGACTGCGGACGAAGGGCGCGCCGCCGTGACACGGCAGATCGAGTACGTCTCCGTATCGATCGGACGCAAGAAACCGCTCACCCTCGATCCGGTCGTGCTGGACCCCAGCCAGCGGGCAGGCGTGCTGACCCTGCCGTCGGTTCTGGCCATCGGCGCCTACGCCGTGCAACCTGGCCCGATCCCCCGCGGCGTGCGCATCCTGGAACGCGTCGCCTGCATGGAAATGGGCGATCCGATCGAAGGCGTCGAGAGCGCGCTGCCGCCCGACGCGCTCGGCGTCGAGAGCACGAATCGCGAACGCACGGCCGCCGCCACCAAGCCGAGCGAGTGCAACTCCTGCCACCGCCGGATCAACCCGGCCGGGTTCGCCTTCGAGCACTACGACGCGATGGGCGCCTGGCGCGCCGAGGACAACGGACAGCCGGTTGACGCCAGCGGCTCGCTCCGGCTGCCCGGCGCCGAGGAACTCACGTTCGCCGACGGCGTCGAGTTCGCGCACGAGCTGGCGGCGAGCCGCCGCGTGCGGGACTGCTACGCACTCCACTGGACGCGCTACGCACTCGGCAGCCACCTGGCGAGAAACGCACCCGGGCTCGAACCGATCCAGGAGCGCTTCCGAGAAAACGACTCGGTCAAGGAACTCCTCGTCTCCATCGCCACCAGCGACCTCTTCCGCGCTCGTTCCGCCGGGGTAGGCTTCGAAAGCGGCCCATGA
- a CDS encoding DUF1552 domain-containing protein, producing MISRRHLLQLGGLTALGTGWPGGALRALAQSPAQVRRLILISHCHGWPYATWKMRPDGVSESEPWSVDLEQIPETAFSRPLAPLYEHRRRILALDGLSLATAELDGGGNRHDRGWVHAWTGNNADFGARDTRSRSASLDQLVAAHLARADRLPSLEVSVDAALEAGRPISYNSGGVRLPAENTPLRAWNRVFGPASSGDTVGAYRRSTLDFAYQEYRAVAARFDANDRARLESHFGLVDRLGHRLEGLATLSCDAPPRPAASFDRYDLQFDAFADIIAAAFSCDITRVVSFSLGEMPTAEFGADHISDKVHKGIAHYIHEDVRKHDAMTHYAAYHGQQVARLVSTLESIPDAGGGSLMDNTLIVWGSELGDGWHGYRNYCPVLIGGSWAFDTGRYLHWPHETPAQMRVPAQVAPGGLTRFAGVPHQHLLVSIARAMGLDVNHVGLHHAYGQRGDHISLVGPLAGLKA from the coding sequence ATGATCTCGAGACGCCACCTGCTGCAACTCGGAGGGCTCACCGCGCTCGGCACCGGCTGGCCGGGCGGCGCCCTGCGCGCGCTGGCCCAGAGCCCGGCCCAGGTCCGCCGCCTGATCCTGATCAGCCACTGCCACGGCTGGCCCTACGCCACCTGGAAGATGCGCCCGGACGGCGTCTCCGAGAGCGAACCCTGGTCTGTCGACCTGGAGCAGATCCCGGAGACGGCATTCAGCCGGCCCCTGGCTCCGCTCTACGAGCACCGTCGCCGCATCCTCGCCCTGGACGGCCTGTCCCTGGCCACCGCGGAGCTCGACGGCGGCGGCAACCGGCACGACCGCGGCTGGGTCCACGCCTGGACCGGCAACAACGCGGACTTCGGCGCCCGCGACACCCGCTCGAGATCGGCCTCCCTGGACCAGCTCGTCGCCGCGCACCTGGCCCGGGCGGACCGCCTGCCGTCGCTGGAGGTCTCGGTCGACGCCGCGCTCGAAGCGGGCCGGCCGATCAGCTACAACAGCGGCGGCGTGCGGCTGCCGGCAGAGAACACGCCGCTACGGGCCTGGAACCGGGTCTTCGGACCGGCGTCCTCGGGCGACACGGTCGGCGCGTACCGGCGCAGCACGCTCGACTTCGCGTACCAGGAGTACCGGGCGGTCGCCGCTCGCTTCGACGCCAACGACCGTGCCCGGCTCGAGTCCCACTTCGGCCTGGTCGACCGGCTCGGCCACCGGCTCGAGGGCCTGGCGACCCTCTCCTGCGACGCGCCTCCCCGGCCCGCCGCATCGTTCGACCGCTACGACCTGCAATTCGACGCCTTCGCCGACATCATCGCCGCCGCCTTCAGTTGCGACATCACGCGGGTCGTCTCGTTCTCCCTTGGCGAAATGCCGACCGCGGAGTTCGGCGCCGACCACATCAGCGACAAGGTGCACAAGGGCATCGCCCACTACATCCACGAGGATGTCCGCAAGCACGATGCGATGACGCACTACGCGGCCTACCACGGCCAGCAGGTCGCCCGTCTCGTCAGCACCCTGGAGTCGATCCCGGACGCGGGCGGTGGTTCGCTGATGGACAACACGCTGATCGTCTGGGGCTCCGAACTCGGCGACGGCTGGCACGGCTACCGCAACTACTGCCCCGTCCTGATCGGCGGCTCCTGGGCCTTCGACACCGGCCGCTACCTGCACTGGCCCCACGAAACACCTGCCCAGATGCGGGTCCCGGCCCAGGTGGCCCCCGGCGGCCTCACGCGATTCGCCGGCGTCCCGCATCAGCACCTCCTGGTCAGCATCGCCCGCGCGATGGGCCTGGACGTCAACCACGTCGGCCTCCACCACGCCTACGGCCAACGCGGCGACCACATCTCCCTCGTCGGCCCCCTCGCCGGTCTCAAGGCGTAG
- a CDS encoding PQQ-binding-like beta-propeller repeat protein, producing the protein MSSFGRRVGAGCAVVLAVFVAAPAVAQHGAQGGEWRHFGGDSGSTRYSPLDQIDRDNFSRLEVAWRWESADVLLNDVSEKTPGPYRSMPLMIDGVVYIATNLGQVAALDPATGELLWRHDPRDWEIEQRGSLVQIRGIEFWTDGEAERILIATRGGRLVSIDTKTGRPDPEFGEEGVVDLMQGLLPGRANRNMNWTAPVVVVADTIVVGATVFDFPLRNNNPPGDVRGFDIRTGKLKWTFHAVPREGEPYLETWENESWRKMGNTNVWSMMSADQELGYVYLPFGTPTNDYYGGDRHGDNVYAESIVCLDARNGEVVWHFQTIHHGVWDYDLASAPNLIDVTVDGREIKAVAVVSKVAMTYVFDRATGEHVWPIVEAPVDYHSRIPGEKLSRTQPFTTRPPPFETLGIDYDDLIDYTPELRAEAFEVIRDYVIGPVFTPPIVHGEDGKRAYLQNPGPGGGANWTGASFDPETNILYVPSLTRPGAISLSPPDPARSDWRYSINRRPMPKVQGLPLLKPPYRRITAFDMNRGEMLWQVPLGEGPRDHPAIRHLNLGRLGTPPQDGVVTEGGVLVTKTLVISIEPIVDELGDRSANGSYLVAFDKATGDLLAQLEVDRSLHGGPMTYMHEGRQYILIAGGGERPGPGTPVEAVAVAGATRPTPRHPPRKSELLAFALPQ; encoded by the coding sequence ATGTCGAGTTTCGGTCGGCGGGTTGGCGCGGGTTGCGCCGTTGTTCTGGCGGTGTTCGTCGCCGCGCCGGCGGTCGCCCAGCACGGCGCCCAAGGCGGGGAGTGGCGGCATTTCGGCGGCGACAGCGGCTCCACCCGGTACTCGCCTCTGGACCAGATAGACCGGGACAACTTCTCGCGGTTGGAGGTCGCCTGGCGCTGGGAGTCGGCCGATGTCCTGCTGAACGACGTGTCCGAGAAGACGCCCGGGCCCTACCGGAGCATGCCGCTGATGATCGACGGCGTCGTCTACATCGCGACGAACCTTGGTCAGGTCGCGGCGCTGGACCCAGCGACCGGCGAGTTGCTGTGGCGGCACGATCCGAGGGACTGGGAGATCGAGCAGCGGGGTTCCCTGGTCCAGATCCGCGGCATCGAGTTCTGGACCGACGGCGAGGCGGAGCGGATCCTGATCGCGACCCGCGGCGGGCGGCTGGTGTCGATCGACACGAAGACCGGCCGACCGGATCCGGAGTTCGGCGAGGAGGGCGTCGTCGACCTGATGCAGGGCCTTCTTCCGGGGCGGGCGAACCGGAACATGAACTGGACGGCGCCGGTGGTCGTCGTGGCCGACACGATCGTCGTCGGGGCCACGGTCTTCGATTTTCCGCTCCGCAACAACAACCCGCCCGGAGACGTGCGCGGCTTCGACATCCGCACCGGCAAGCTGAAGTGGACGTTCCACGCCGTGCCGCGAGAGGGCGAGCCCTACCTCGAGACCTGGGAGAACGAGTCCTGGCGGAAGATGGGCAACACGAACGTCTGGTCGATGATGAGCGCCGACCAGGAACTCGGCTACGTCTACCTGCCGTTCGGGACGCCGACAAACGACTACTACGGCGGCGACCGCCACGGCGACAACGTCTACGCCGAGTCGATCGTCTGCCTCGACGCCCGCAACGGCGAGGTCGTCTGGCACTTCCAGACGATCCACCACGGCGTCTGGGACTACGACCTGGCCTCCGCGCCGAACCTGATCGACGTCACGGTCGACGGCAGGGAGATCAAGGCGGTGGCGGTCGTCTCGAAGGTGGCGATGACCTACGTGTTCGACCGGGCGACCGGGGAGCATGTCTGGCCGATCGTCGAGGCGCCGGTCGACTACCACTCGCGGATTCCGGGCGAGAAGTTGTCCCGCACGCAGCCGTTCACGACCAGGCCGCCGCCGTTCGAGACCCTCGGCATCGACTACGACGACCTGATCGACTACACGCCCGAGCTTCGCGCCGAGGCGTTCGAGGTGATCCGGGACTACGTGATCGGTCCCGTCTTCACGCCGCCGATCGTTCACGGCGAGGACGGCAAGCGGGCCTACCTCCAGAATCCGGGCCCAGGCGGGGGCGCGAACTGGACCGGCGCTTCCTTCGACCCGGAGACGAACATCCTCTACGTGCCCTCGCTGACGAGGCCCGGCGCCATCTCGCTTTCGCCCCCCGACCCGGCACGCTCAGACTGGCGGTACTCGATCAATCGCCGGCCGATGCCCAAGGTCCAGGGCCTGCCCCTGCTCAAGCCGCCCTACCGGCGAATCACCGCGTTCGACATGAACCGCGGCGAGATGCTGTGGCAGGTGCCGCTGGGGGAGGGGCCCCGCGACCACCCCGCGATCAGGCACCTGAACCTGGGCCGGCTCGGCACACCGCCCCAGGACGGCGTCGTCACCGAAGGCGGCGTCCTGGTGACGAAGACCCTGGTCATCTCGATCGAACCGATCGTCGACGAACTCGGCGACCGCTCCGCGAACGGCAGCTACCTCGTCGCCTTCGACAAGGCGACCGGCGACCTCCTGGCCCAGCTCGAAGTTGACCGCAGCCTTCACGGCGGCCCGATGACCTACATGCACGAAGGCCGCCAGTACATCCTCATCGCCGGCGGCGGCGAACGCCCCGGCCCCGGCACCCCCGTCGAAGCCGTGGCCGTCGCCGGCGCGACGCGCCCAACACCGCGCCACCCGCCGCGCAAGTCCGAGCTCCTCGCCTTCGCGCTGCCGCAGTAG
- the eno gene encoding phosphopyruvate hydratase: MTANTTAISSVTAREVLDSRGNPTVEVEITLEGGARGRAIVPSGASTGRHEAVELRDGDAARYGGKGTTAAVRHANGEIAAAVRGLDAADQAELDHLLAELDGTPNKGRLGANAVLGVSLAAAHAVAAARGLPLYASLGGSDARTLPVPMLNILNGGQHAAGSTDFQEFMVMPTGAGSFAEGLRWGVEIYHRLRAILHDRGFSVAVGDEGGFAPALGGNERAVEVILEAIEAAGRRPGDDIRIALDPATSELYNDETGRYSLAIEGRELESGELVDLWADWCRKYPIISIEDGLAEDDWTGWSELCRRRGNDVQLVGDDLLVTNIDRIDRAIEERACNALLCKVNQIGSLTESRAAVQRSRSAGWGVVMSHRSGETEDVTIADLAVAWNTGQIKTGAPARSDRVAKYNQLLRIEEQLGDRAVYPGLDAFPHRRSA; this comes from the coding sequence ATGACCGCGAACACGACAGCCATCTCCTCCGTCACCGCCCGCGAGGTGCTCGACAGCCGGGGCAACCCGACCGTCGAAGTCGAAATCACCCTCGAAGGCGGCGCCCGGGGGCGCGCCATCGTCCCCAGCGGAGCCAGCACCGGCCGACACGAGGCGGTCGAACTGCGCGACGGCGACGCGGCGCGCTACGGCGGCAAGGGGACGACCGCCGCCGTTCGGCACGCGAACGGCGAGATCGCGGCCGCGGTGCGCGGCCTCGACGCCGCCGACCAGGCTGAACTCGACCACCTGCTGGCCGAGCTCGACGGAACGCCCAACAAGGGCCGTCTGGGCGCCAACGCGGTGCTCGGAGTCAGCCTCGCCGCGGCCCACGCCGTAGCCGCGGCGCGTGGCCTTCCCCTCTACGCCTCGCTCGGCGGAAGCGATGCCCGCACGCTGCCCGTGCCGATGCTCAACATCCTGAACGGCGGCCAGCACGCCGCCGGCTCGACCGACTTTCAGGAGTTCATGGTCATGCCCACCGGCGCCGGCTCCTTCGCCGAGGGCCTGCGCTGGGGCGTCGAGATCTACCACCGGCTGCGCGCGATCCTCCACGACCGCGGCTTCTCCGTCGCGGTCGGCGACGAGGGCGGCTTCGCGCCCGCGCTCGGCGGCAACGAACGCGCGGTCGAAGTCATCCTGGAGGCGATCGAAGCGGCCGGTCGCCGGCCCGGGGACGACATCCGGATCGCGCTCGACCCGGCGACCAGCGAGCTCTACAACGACGAGACAGGGCGCTACAGCCTGGCGATCGAGGGCCGCGAACTCGAGAGCGGCGAACTCGTCGACCTCTGGGCCGACTGGTGCCGAAAGTACCCGATCATCAGCATCGAGGACGGCCTGGCCGAGGACGACTGGACAGGCTGGAGCGAACTGTGCCGGCGTCGCGGAAACGACGTGCAACTGGTCGGCGACGACCTGCTGGTCACGAACATCGATCGCATCGACCGCGCGATCGAGGAACGCGCCTGCAACGCCTTGTTGTGCAAGGTGAACCAGATCGGCTCTCTGACGGAGAGCAGGGCCGCGGTCCAGCGAAGCCGCTCGGCCGGCTGGGGCGTCGTCATGAGCCACCGCTCCGGCGAGACGGAGGACGTGACGATCGCCGACCTCGCCGTCGCCTGGAACACCGGACAGATCAAGACCGGCGCGCCCGCCCGCAGCGACCGGGTCGCCAAGTACAACCAGCTCCTCCGGATCGAGGAACAACTCGGCGACCGCGCCGTCTATCCCGGCCTCGACGCGTTCCCGCATCGGCGATCGGCGTAG
- a CDS encoding DUF4147 domain-containing protein: MTEALRQRAAEAFLAGVAAADPVASTSLALEEFDLPTVVGRRVAVLAVGKAAFGMTEAAVEWLGHRVHASDVLLVTHDEAERGRARFQALRSGHPLPDERGLAAAREIQRRAGTLGANDLALVLISGGASALLPAPPAGIALADKLEVTRQLLRGAATIHELNAVRKHLSTTKGGGLLRQLRPARVVTLALSDVIDDDPSVIGSGPTAADPSTFADALAVLERCDVLETCPSSVRERFEAGIRGELEETPKPGDPIFTEAVYRIVGGNRTSVGAMAAVCGKGVEVEPEPLEGEAREVGAMLAARFAATPFRAWVAGGETTVTVRGSGTGGRNQELALAFALEAEEGSLADRHDWVFLAAGTDGRDGPTDAAGGVVDASTIRRIQRAGVDPVAALEDNNSYRALDAGGALLRTGATGTNVADVAVFLSGA; the protein is encoded by the coding sequence GTGACGGAGGCTCTCAGACAGCGGGCCGCGGAGGCCTTCCTCGCCGGCGTCGCGGCAGCCGATCCGGTTGCCTCGACTTCCCTGGCGCTCGAAGAGTTCGATCTGCCCACCGTGGTCGGACGCCGCGTGGCGGTGCTGGCGGTGGGGAAAGCCGCGTTCGGGATGACCGAAGCTGCGGTCGAGTGGCTGGGGCACCGGGTCCATGCCTCGGACGTCCTGCTCGTGACACACGACGAGGCGGAGCGAGGCCGTGCCCGGTTCCAGGCGCTACGCTCGGGACACCCCTTGCCGGACGAGCGGGGCCTCGCCGCGGCGCGCGAGATCCAGCGGCGTGCGGGAACTCTTGGAGCGAATGATCTGGCGCTGGTTCTCATTTCCGGCGGTGCGTCGGCGTTGCTGCCGGCACCCCCTGCCGGGATCGCCCTGGCGGACAAGTTGGAGGTGACGCGCCAACTGCTCCGAGGTGCAGCCACGATTCATGAACTGAACGCGGTGCGCAAGCACCTGTCGACGACCAAGGGAGGAGGACTGCTGCGCCAGCTGCGCCCAGCCCGCGTAGTGACGCTGGCCCTGTCCGACGTGATTGACGACGATCCGTCCGTCATCGGCAGCGGTCCGACGGCTGCCGATCCGTCGACGTTTGCGGATGCCCTCGCGGTTCTGGAGCGGTGCGACGTGCTGGAGACGTGTCCGTCGTCCGTAAGGGAACGATTCGAGGCCGGCATCCGCGGCGAGTTGGAAGAGACGCCGAAACCGGGCGATCCGATCTTCACCGAGGCGGTCTACCGGATCGTTGGCGGCAACCGAACCAGCGTGGGGGCAATGGCCGCGGTCTGCGGCAAGGGTGTCGAAGTCGAGCCCGAGCCTCTCGAAGGCGAGGCACGAGAAGTCGGTGCGATGCTCGCGGCACGCTTCGCTGCCACGCCGTTCCGCGCCTGGGTCGCCGGCGGCGAAACGACGGTCACCGTCCGCGGCAGCGGCACGGGCGGCCGCAACCAGGAGTTGGCCCTCGCTTTCGCGCTCGAAGCAGAGGAAGGTTCGCTCGCCGATCGCCACGACTGGGTCTTCCTCGCCGCTGGTACGGATGGCCGTGACGGCCCTACCGATGCCGCGGGTGGCGTCGTCGACGCGTCGACGATACGCCGCATCCAACGCGCCGGTGTCGATCCGGTCGCAGCGCTCGAGGACAACAACTCCTACCGCGCGCTGGATGCCGGCGGCGCGTTGCTGCGGACCGGAGCGACGGGAACGAACGTGGCGGATGTGGCGGTGTTTCTGAGCGGCGCCTGA